Proteins from one Leptonema illini DSM 21528 genomic window:
- a CDS encoding glucan 1,4-alpha-maltotetraohydrolase domain-containing protein — MNTEKASVITRGNGRDIILQAFHWNLVKTKGTGTVDGSGSSWYKTLAARADDIAAAGFTVVYLPPPWIDDSLWEKDGRHGGGEGYFWRDFDLNSRYGSKEELKTLVYELHARNIKVIVDIVLNHRDRFRMQKDLWPYPGPQWRSLAGRDTGGAFLDGSSDLKLDHPDVYNAFHRALTELLDEVHVDGWRWDFVWGYHPRDVLSLIRDTEKTEYLSVGEYWQAGSIPDDPMFMRYGGCERSRLIGWALETGSCVFDMVLKRELNTGNPAHFKYGINCDPSPELRAASVTLVDNHDTGASPYSPANGWGQKVWECAPHLKSRAYAFILMMPGTPCIYWPDLFDWQLHEIRDLIQIRKQAGIVASSDWTDLTDRHSGFAAFVHDESGDPRLALSIGSDFADPGAGFTLAFEKPGEYRIWLKK, encoded by the coding sequence GTGAATACGGAAAAGGCATCGGTCATCACGCGCGGCAACGGACGCGACATTATCCTGCAGGCCTTCCACTGGAATCTTGTAAAAACAAAGGGGACGGGTACCGTCGACGGAAGCGGCAGCAGCTGGTATAAGACGCTTGCGGCCCGGGCCGACGACATTGCCGCCGCCGGATTCACCGTCGTCTATTTACCGCCGCCGTGGATCGACGACTCTCTCTGGGAGAAGGACGGCCGGCACGGCGGAGGCGAAGGCTATTTCTGGAGAGACTTCGATCTTAATTCGCGTTATGGAAGCAAGGAAGAGCTGAAGACCCTCGTTTATGAGCTGCATGCCCGCAATATCAAGGTCATCGTCGATATCGTTCTGAATCACCGCGATCGCTTTCGCATGCAAAAAGATCTCTGGCCGTACCCAGGACCGCAGTGGCGCTCGCTTGCAGGTAGAGATACGGGAGGCGCCTTTCTTGACGGATCAAGCGATCTGAAGCTCGATCATCCCGATGTGTATAATGCCTTTCACAGAGCCCTGACGGAGCTTCTTGATGAAGTCCATGTGGATGGCTGGCGCTGGGATTTCGTCTGGGGTTATCATCCGCGCGATGTGCTCTCGCTGATTCGTGATACCGAGAAGACCGAGTATCTTTCCGTGGGCGAATACTGGCAGGCCGGCTCGATTCCCGATGATCCGATGTTCATGCGTTACGGCGGTTGCGAGCGAAGCCGTCTTATCGGATGGGCGCTCGAAACGGGATCGTGCGTTTTCGACATGGTTCTGAAACGGGAATTGAATACGGGCAATCCCGCTCATTTCAAATACGGCATCAACTGCGATCCATCGCCCGAACTGAGGGCGGCTTCCGTGACGCTTGTGGATAACCATGATACAGGCGCCTCGCCGTATTCGCCGGCGAATGGCTGGGGTCAGAAGGTCTGGGAGTGTGCTCCTCATCTGAAGTCGCGGGCCTACGCCTTTATTCTCATGATGCCGGGTACGCCCTGTATCTACTGGCCCGATCTTTTCGACTGGCAGCTGCATGAGATCCGTGACCTCATACAGATTCGCAAGCAGGCCGGCATAGTAGCCTCTTCAGACTGGACCGATCTGACGGACAGGCACTCAGGCTTCGCCGCCTTCGTGCACGATGAATCGGGCGACCCACGCCTCGCCCTCTCAATAGGGTCGGATTTCGCCGATCCCGGTGCAGGGTTCACCCTTGCATTTGAAAAACCCGGCGAATACCGCATCTGGCTGAAAAAATAA
- a CDS encoding SDR family NAD(P)-dependent oxidoreductase — MSNKIWFITGASRGFGRVWTEAALKRGDRVAATARSLESIADFKKRYGENVLTLELDVTNAEQAKSAVQQAHAHFGRLDVVLNNAGYSLVGMIEEAEADEVRAMYETNIFGTLSVIKAALPLLRSQGGGHIVGVSSTLGHVTMPLIGYYCSSKWAFEAIHESLALEVKGWGINVSIIEPGAYATEFGSAQSLKLAAGLDIYNGLRDEIMGGIATLEKGDPEATAEAVLKLVDAENPPLRLFLGSHALPWVRSVYADRLKVWEEWESVSNAAQGRSRNS; from the coding sequence ATGTCTAATAAAATTTGGTTTATCACGGGCGCCTCCCGCGGCTTCGGACGGGTTTGGACCGAGGCTGCGCTGAAGCGCGGCGACAGAGTGGCTGCGACGGCTCGATCGCTCGAAAGCATCGCCGATTTCAAGAAGAGATATGGCGAGAACGTGCTCACGCTTGAGCTGGATGTTACGAATGCAGAGCAGGCAAAAAGCGCCGTCCAGCAGGCACATGCACATTTTGGCCGGCTTGACGTCGTTTTGAACAATGCCGGCTACTCTCTTGTCGGCATGATTGAAGAGGCCGAGGCCGATGAGGTGCGTGCCATGTACGAGACGAACATATTTGGCACGCTCTCCGTCATCAAGGCAGCTCTGCCGCTTCTGCGTTCTCAAGGCGGAGGGCACATCGTCGGCGTCTCCAGCACGCTCGGCCATGTGACGATGCCGCTGATCGGCTATTACTGCTCGTCAAAATGGGCGTTTGAGGCGATTCATGAAAGCCTGGCCCTTGAGGTGAAGGGCTGGGGCATCAACGTATCGATTATCGAACCGGGCGCCTATGCTACGGAGTTTGGAAGCGCTCAGTCTCTGAAGTTAGCCGCAGGCCTCGATATTTACAATGGACTTCGTGACGAGATTATGGGTGGTATCGCAACGCTTGAAAAAGGCGATCCGGAGGCGACGGCAGAGGCGGTCCTCAAGCTCGTTGATGCAGAGAATCCTCCGCTGCGTCTTTTCCTGGGCAGTCATGCCCTGCCGTGGGTGCGCTCTGTTTACGCAGATCGTCTGAAAGTCTGGGAAGAATGGGAGTCGGTTTCAAACGCCGCTCAGGGGCGCTCACGAAATAGTTAA
- a CDS encoding methyl-accepting chemotaxis protein has product MSDFRVYQRTLIHRWIKILLFLGIFLIPLYSILDYFTVPEGLFLPFLIARLTASALLIVITLVVHFSPVSAIDHLYGYLFTIVVGGVIAWMTVKLGGFDSGYYAGLNLVVIAVNLVVPWKYVHTIANALLVLLMYIALNLLTPQPFQWTILINNLYFLTSTALIVSVISWLRYDLVKKEYDSRQKADASQTEEIAELARAAERLSSGDFTVNLDLEFSSTAGTLLSAFQKMREDLKNALRQISLASHNVEGYARQIMDHTHLMAEGTEKQSAQAEESVETIKALANQIRENAEEATRLFHTAEAGEKRALAGREGVAEAVRGMKSIDTIVSGLATKVQNLELSSRRIGDIIKAIIEIADQTNMLALNASIEAARAGEQGRGFAVVAEEVGKLADRTTHATRETNSIIQAIQNDIQAAIGAMETGSSEIQKTIGSVEKVSSLAQEVSEFTTNLIGAVRDIAETGRNQARSSEGINSSIEEIRTLTTSTSKSIHGVASAAEELHKITEDLKQLVSGFRINGN; this is encoded by the coding sequence ATGAGCGACTTCCGAGTATATCAACGAACACTTATACATAGATGGATTAAGATCCTTCTATTCCTCGGTATTTTCCTGATTCCGCTCTACAGCATTCTCGATTACTTCACCGTTCCCGAGGGGCTTTTCCTTCCGTTCCTGATCGCCCGCCTCACCGCCTCGGCCCTGCTTATAGTGATTACGTTAGTCGTACACTTTTCGCCCGTTTCGGCCATCGATCATCTGTACGGATATCTGTTCACGATCGTCGTCGGCGGCGTCATCGCCTGGATGACCGTAAAACTCGGCGGATTCGATAGCGGATATTACGCCGGTCTGAATCTCGTCGTCATAGCGGTCAACCTCGTCGTTCCCTGGAAGTACGTTCATACGATTGCAAACGCCCTGCTCGTTCTTCTCATGTACATTGCGCTTAACCTTCTTACGCCGCAGCCCTTTCAGTGGACCATTCTCATCAACAATCTGTATTTTCTCACATCTACGGCTCTGATCGTATCGGTGATCAGCTGGCTGCGCTACGACCTCGTCAAGAAAGAGTACGACTCACGTCAGAAGGCCGATGCGTCACAGACTGAAGAGATTGCCGAGCTTGCACGGGCCGCCGAACGTCTTTCTTCGGGAGACTTTACGGTGAATCTCGACCTCGAATTCAGCTCCACGGCGGGTACGCTGCTTTCTGCTTTTCAGAAGATGCGTGAGGATCTAAAGAACGCATTACGCCAGATCTCCCTGGCTTCGCACAACGTCGAAGGCTATGCGCGGCAGATCATGGACCATACGCATCTGATGGCCGAAGGTACCGAGAAACAGTCCGCTCAGGCAGAAGAGTCGGTCGAAACGATCAAGGCGCTTGCCAATCAGATTCGCGAAAATGCCGAAGAAGCGACGCGACTCTTCCATACGGCCGAGGCCGGCGAAAAGCGTGCCCTTGCCGGTCGCGAAGGCGTCGCCGAGGCGGTGCGCGGCATGAAAAGCATCGACACCATCGTGTCGGGCCTTGCAACAAAAGTGCAGAACCTCGAATTATCGAGTCGGCGCATCGGCGATATCATCAAGGCCATCATCGAGATCGCCGATCAGACGAACATGCTTGCTTTGAACGCCTCGATCGAGGCCGCTCGAGCCGGCGAGCAGGGTCGCGGCTTCGCCGTCGTCGCCGAAGAAGTCGGCAAGCTTGCCGATCGCACGACGCATGCGACGCGCGAAACGAACTCCATCATACAGGCCATCCAGAACGATATTCAGGCGGCGATCGGCGCCATGGAAACCGGATCATCTGAGATTCAAAAGACCATCGGCTCGGTAGAGAAGGTTTCTTCGCTTGCTCAAGAAGTGTCGGAATTCACGACCAATCTGATCGGAGCGGTACGCGATATCGCCGAAACCGGGCGTAACCAGGCCCGCTCAAGCGAGGGAATCAACAGCAGCATCGAAGAGATTCGCACGCTGACGACGTCGACTTCAAAATCCATCCACGGCGTCGCCTCGGCAGCCGAAGAACTGCACAAAATCACCGAAGATCTGAAGCAGCTTGTAAGCGGATTCCGGATCAACGGCAACTGA
- a CDS encoding FmdB family zinc ribbon protein, with amino-acid sequence MPYYDYSCRDCHSVTSIKASIEEKEAGLVVRCEACGSTETEQAFLNVAITTGGRAEAGPCGHACGCFPGN; translated from the coding sequence ATGCCGTACTATGACTACAGCTGCCGGGATTGCCACTCCGTTACGTCGATCAAGGCTTCCATCGAAGAGAAGGAAGCCGGTCTTGTTGTCCGCTGTGAGGCCTGCGGTTCTACAGAAACCGAGCAGGCCTTCCTGAATGTAGCCATCACAACAGGCGGACGCGCAGAGGCCGGCCCCTGCGGCCATGCCTGCGGATGCTTTCCGGGCAATTAG
- a CDS encoding TetR-like C-terminal domain-containing protein: protein MTQKKTDPDSRSSTQDSEPCQPAAVGRKRDPGLDEKILQATVDALADLGFDGMTMDMVAARGKAGKAALYRRWPSKTMLVKDALIWMSRKHLLPGSLPDTGNLRNDLLALIKPQSIQEGQRKLQVLAGLGSFWKQEEIAETGVTEIFEPWAEANRQLIQRAIKRGEISDRAEVDQACKVISAMTSYRSLIERKTADRDFFVSLIDCVILPSLLNPPVDTAAKKKKNSEPKRKGSS, encoded by the coding sequence ATGACTCAAAAAAAAACAGACCCGGACTCAAGAAGCTCCACACAGGATTCTGAGCCCTGCCAGCCGGCAGCGGTCGGGCGAAAAAGGGATCCCGGGCTTGATGAGAAGATCCTACAGGCGACGGTGGACGCCCTGGCCGATCTGGGCTTTGATGGCATGACCATGGATATGGTGGCCGCTCGCGGTAAAGCAGGAAAGGCAGCCCTGTACCGACGCTGGCCTTCTAAGACAATGCTTGTCAAAGACGCTCTGATCTGGATGAGTCGCAAGCATCTGCTTCCGGGTAGCCTGCCCGACACTGGCAACCTGCGTAACGATCTGCTCGCCCTGATAAAGCCGCAATCGATTCAAGAAGGACAGCGTAAGCTCCAGGTACTGGCCGGCCTCGGTTCCTTCTGGAAACAGGAAGAGATCGCCGAGACCGGTGTTACAGAGATCTTCGAGCCATGGGCCGAGGCCAACCGTCAGTTGATCCAGAGGGCCATCAAACGGGGGGAGATCTCGGATCGGGCCGAGGTCGATCAGGCATGCAAGGTCATCTCGGCCATGACGTCCTATCGAAGCCTCATAGAACGCAAAACAGCCGATCGCGATTTTTTCGTATCACTGATCGATTGCGTTATCCTGCCTTCTCTGTTGAATCCACCTGTAGATACGGCCGCTAAAAAGAAGAAAAACTCAGAACCGAAAAGGAAGGGATCTTCGTGA
- a CDS encoding class I SAM-dependent methyltransferase: MEVQEKRNTPRYPVGDRENILISFTHKGSEHQGSLWDYSRFGLGLCMEASMSLPGRGSQVQDIRIQAYGDSRHLGDGRIARSHKELGSHFVGLMLVEQFIDLDKLLQNRKFHLQDDEIKGIRSLLSDYEKLDTRVREYAADFAAGLAVFKQRLDALDEGIRKESSSMKKSIFQVMENGIGAELWQFMDAKVAYLERIVADRPEEERQSAASYLRSILWPYLEGAPFLRRVIEKPRGYPGDSMMMQMVYEDGYQGNSSFARFLHRHPLRIPSAQAVRNRRGLICAELEAYIAAHPGETVNVLSVACGPAWEMKDFFSSSAYKDRIRIYLLDQDQEALDEARQSIILGGGDPDSPNVRFVKESVRTLLRRDASALFDDVRFDFVYTMGLFDYLTIPVARALVTRLHELSAPGAQLMIGNYTSESPDRHYMDHLMDWPLLYKSPEDMLSLASELPDTTERSIGYEDSGVQMFLKLKK, from the coding sequence ATGGAAGTACAGGAAAAACGCAACACCCCCCGCTATCCGGTAGGAGATCGGGAGAATATCTTGATTTCGTTCACGCATAAAGGAAGCGAACACCAGGGCTCGCTCTGGGATTATTCTCGATTTGGACTCGGTCTGTGTATGGAGGCTTCGATGTCACTTCCAGGCAGGGGTTCGCAGGTACAGGACATTCGTATTCAGGCCTACGGCGACAGCCGGCATCTGGGCGATGGTAGGATCGCTCGTTCGCATAAAGAGCTGGGCAGTCATTTCGTAGGTCTGATGCTTGTGGAGCAGTTCATCGACCTCGATAAGCTGCTTCAGAACCGTAAGTTTCATCTGCAAGACGACGAGATTAAAGGCATCCGTTCGCTGCTCAGCGACTATGAAAAGCTCGATACGCGTGTTCGCGAATATGCAGCCGATTTCGCTGCCGGTCTTGCCGTGTTCAAGCAGCGCCTTGACGCTCTGGATGAAGGGATTCGCAAAGAAAGCTCTTCAATGAAGAAAAGCATCTTTCAGGTCATGGAGAACGGTATCGGCGCCGAGCTATGGCAGTTCATGGACGCGAAAGTCGCCTATCTTGAGCGCATTGTCGCCGATCGCCCCGAAGAAGAGCGTCAGAGCGCCGCATCGTATCTGCGAAGCATCCTCTGGCCGTATCTGGAAGGCGCTCCGTTCTTGCGTCGCGTCATCGAAAAGCCGCGCGGCTATCCGGGCGATTCCATGATGATGCAGATGGTCTATGAAGACGGCTACCAGGGCAATTCAAGCTTTGCGCGATTCCTTCATCGTCATCCGCTACGCATTCCTTCGGCACAGGCCGTCCGTAATCGCCGCGGGCTGATCTGCGCCGAGCTGGAGGCGTATATAGCGGCGCATCCAGGAGAAACGGTGAACGTGCTCTCTGTGGCCTGCGGTCCGGCGTGGGAGATGAAGGATTTCTTCTCGTCCAGCGCCTATAAGGACCGCATCCGCATTTATCTTCTCGATCAGGATCAGGAGGCTCTGGACGAGGCCAGGCAGAGCATCATTCTCGGAGGAGGCGATCCCGACTCGCCAAACGTGCGTTTTGTTAAAGAGTCCGTTCGAACTCTACTGCGTCGCGATGCGTCCGCCCTCTTCGACGATGTACGCTTTGATTTTGTGTATACGATGGGATTGTTTGATTATCTGACGATTCCGGTTGCACGGGCCCTGGTGACGCGCCTGCATGAACTCTCGGCGCCCGGAGCACAGCTGATGATCGGGAACTACACGTCAGAAAGCCCGGATCGGCACTACATGGATCATCTGATGGACTGGCCGCTTCTGTATAAATCGCCCGAAGATATGCTCAGCCTCGCTTCAGAACTTCCCGATACGACGGAGCGAAGCATCGGCTACGAGGATTCGGGCGTGCAGATGTTTCTCAAACTAAAGAAATAA
- a CDS encoding DoxX family membrane protein has translation MHNVTLAARILLGLLFTAAGLFGLLANPEPPPDLPEKLIAFNKGLAATGYFFQFLKLTETICGLLILTGVYARIGLVVLAPISINIFLVHAFLTPGIENIILPVVILVLHVTAASAYWSTYARLFERNNWLGR, from the coding sequence ATGCACAACGTAACCCTTGCGGCCCGCATACTGCTTGGCCTGCTTTTCACGGCAGCCGGGCTGTTCGGCCTGCTTGCCAATCCCGAGCCCCCGCCCGATCTTCCCGAGAAGCTGATCGCTTTTAACAAAGGACTGGCAGCCACGGGCTATTTCTTTCAGTTTCTGAAGCTGACCGAAACGATATGCGGACTTCTCATCCTCACAGGCGTGTATGCCCGCATCGGCCTTGTCGTTCTTGCGCCAATCTCGATCAACATCTTTCTTGTGCATGCCTTTCTCACGCCCGGCATCGAAAACATCATTCTGCCCGTCGTGATACTCGTGCTGCACGTCACGGCGGCCAGCGCCTACTGGAGCACATACGCGCGTCTTTTTGAGCGCAACAACTGGCTCGGTCGTTAA